The stretch of DNA GGGGTGGAGAGAGTAAGCAAAGGTTTCACCCTCCCCTTAATCCCCTCCCCTCTGAGAGAGGGGAAAAGAAGAGTAAGGGAGAGGGAAGAAAAGAAGAAGGAGGAAAGAAATGGACTATACAGAAAAGGTATATGAACACTTAAAAAACCCGAGAAATATGGGGAGGATAGAGGATGCAGATGGTGTTGGTACTGTTGGCAGTCCTGTCTGTGGTGATGTGATGAAGATATACATTAAGGTAAAGGACAATGTTATAGAGGACATAAAGTTTGAGACATTTGGATGTGGTGCAGCCATTGCAACATCATCAGTCCTTACAGAACTTGTAAAAGGGAAAACAATAGAAGAAGCAGAGAAACTCACAAATAAGGATGTGGAAAATGTTCTCGGAGGACTTCCACCTGTAAAGATGCACTGTTCGGTCCTGGCAGAAGATGGACTTAAAGCAGCC from bacterium encodes:
- the nifU gene encoding Fe-S cluster assembly scaffold protein NifU; protein product: MDYTEKVYEHLKNPRNMGRIEDADGVGTVGSPVCGDVMKIYIKVKDNVIEDIKFETFGCGAAIATSSVLTELVKGKTIEEAEKLTNKDVENVLGGLPPVKMHCSVLAEDGLKAAIEDYRRRNAGRKG